AGGATGCTACTATGTAGaccagccttcttcaaccttttgactgtggtggagcctctgaaataatttttgacgctttgaggagtcccagaagtgatgtcagctggccacacctccctgccatgtcccccccccatgttgaCAGACATCACCACCTGAGCTGACAGACAGGCTTGGGAAGAGGattgagggaggagagacaggaacTGGTTTAAGGTGGAAGTGGGCTTGCAGGCTCTGccctcctcccaggcacagaaatcacaagagaactcatgcttgggagggggagcagtggaagcaaccagttccctagctagtcactgagtccattaaggcagtagGGGAAAGGCCGCAGACTCCCTCTTGAactcctgtggacccccaggggtccccacacccctggttgggaatcccttatGTAAACTAAAGCAGGAATTTAGTTGTGGGGTTTAGTTAGAATTTCATTTAGAAGGCTTtacatattaatatttatattttcttcagtactgtttttagacttctggttggttccacAACTCTAATTCTTATTGTTCACTGAATGTCCCATCTTGTCAATTGTATTGCCTCACGGTGTTGTAATCTGCCTTCAGTCAAGTAAATAAGTATTGGCATTTACTCTCATCTTCTCCCTTAAACATTTAAGGAGATTGGAGAGTATGGAGATTGGAGAGCAGAATGAAAGTTGAAGAATTTTAGTGCTTGTATACAAACTTTCTAAAAAGGGTCTCTGAAATTATCCAGTACCTgctattagggttgtgtgctctggcGCACTCCGGCCacttcggcgatcactgaagcccaaagcagccagcaccacagcacagagaggagggacAGTTCTGTGCCTGTGTGCGGTTGCTGGCTAGCGTGCCACCGGTGCTCCTCCCCTCCGTGCTGCGGCACGGCcgcttcaggcttcagtgatcactggAGCGCACCACCCTAACTTGCTATTAAAAAGATTTATCCCAGGAAATCGGAACTGTTGACATAAATGCTATGGCTATTTATTGCATGTAAAGAACAGGCCTTTATATTAAATGCAGCTCTTCTTGGTGATTGTAAAAGGTTGGGTTGTTGGAGAACACCCTGGCATGTTATCTGTTATGAGTGTATAAGCCAGACAGGAGGCATGGCTCCTTTACTTTGCTGCTATTTAAAAGAAAGAGAAGCAGATGCTGCAGTATAAGAGAACCAAAATCTGTATTTTACCTAACAGCTAAAGTCCAGACAGATCCTCCATCTATTCCAATATGCGATTTGTTTCCCAGTACGGTATTTCCAAAAGGCGAAGAGTGTGAGTATCCACCAACACAAGATGGGTATGTATCCTGTTTGAAGTTTTAAAACAAACTGATATATCTTCATATAGATATGCAATATACAGCGGTGTTTGCTCTTGTTGATGCCATAAATATTGCTTAGTCTAACAGACAGAAATAACAAATCCTGGTTTGTGCATAaacctttgttttctttttgtgtgtctGCTGGCAGGAAGGTCATCCATCTTCTGTTGTTTCTCTGGCTAAATGGCTGAGAAGAGAACAGTATTCAGCAAATTCTGGGTTGTGAGTTTACGTATAACAGCAAATTGCTGTTAGTATGAACTCTGATTAACAAAAAACTCCAGTTTAGCAGTTCCTGTTTGCCAACATTTAGACATCACAAATAAACAAGGTTTGGTCAAACCACATTTCAGAAACTACAGTTCTTGTTTCCTGAATACAGAGGGTTGAATTTTTGCTGGATCAGCTAATTGCCTACCGTGataaaaatattcagaaatattTCCCAGTCTGGTGTTTTGTCCCCCACCCACATTATAACaccttattattatattttagttTTCTGCTCCTTTAATAACCAACTTTGGAGGATAGTGCTCTTCTAAATTCAGTACATCTAATAGAACTCTCCATATTGTGGCATGTTCCTGTCCCAGAATTAAGATTTTGGAGATTTGCCTTCCTGACAATCTCACCCATTAAAGATGCTCATTTGGTGGGTACATGAGACAGGGATGGACTTTCCATGACAGCCAAAGAACTCTGGAACCACTTCAGCTGGGAGGTGCACTCGGCACCCTCATGGTCAGACTTCAGGAGGCAGTTGAAGGCACTTTTATTCAggactagttttttttttaattttgctttgtTATTATTACCAGTCCTGTTTAGAATTATGACTTGaatgtttatggggttttttttgttattttttgtttgtttgttttacaatgTGCTATGACCTTGGCAGTGGAACCCATCGTTTATCACTTGTCGAACTCATCTGAGCTGTGACACCTTAAGAGTAAACTAACATCAAACATTCATAACATACATATGCCTTCTTGTCTATACTTGGTtaaacaaagatggagaacttaaGTGACTGTGTAACTTGTAAGAATATTTCTGGTGCTTGAAAAATGTATGTTAAAACATTTTTGCCTGGTTCATGGAAGCTTAATTCTTGCTTTTTAGTTATCTAAATTCTGATTTCATGTGGTGGTGACATCTGCCTGACTTTGTTTATATATTAAAGGCGAACTGCTGCTTGGAGAGCCACAAGTGATGAAAAGAGAGCATTAGATCAAGCAAATGAAGAAGTCTGGAATGATTTCAGAGAGGCTGCTGAAGCACACAGACAAGTGAGGAAATATGTTAGAAGTTGGATCAAACCTGGAATGACAATGATAGAAATCTGGTGAGAATAAACTACTTTATTGAATGACATTATACAGGAAAGGTTTTAGGGGAGTTCTTCACAAGTTTAAATATTCATGGGATTGATTGAATGTACTGTTTCAGTGTACCAGTCTTGTCTTCCAGTCCTTGAGGCCATTGCATTGCTTCAACATAGCTATTAGTTATTATGGGCCCTCATCTGAGCCAAGGAAATTCAACTGAAcactgattttaatttttttctagttATTCAAAATGGCCAAgcccaaaaaaatccccaaaacattCAAGATTTTTGGGACTGCTGGATAGCCACAGTAAAAGTGTATTTAAAGAACTGCGAACTCTTTAAATGCCATTAATAGTTCATGTGCAGCCTAtaaaaggtatttaaattttaaagggtctgcattctctttaaagtttaaatgcctttcccttcattGGAAATAATGTCAGGTGGGAGCATGTTCTGTGGGGTCCTATAGAATTGGACCTTTGGTCCAATCCTTTTCAAACAGGCAACCCCtctgatactccccccccccagaacaattCTCAATTCTACTCCATTATATgacccataggctataatggagttGAGCAAATTTGGTattcacaaatattttatttatttattacatttctatatcgCCTTCCCAGCATGCCAGCTAAGGGCAGTGTCCATCATATTAATTGAATCCAAAAACTATACTGGTATTGGAATTTGACAGTACTGGGAAGTACCAATATTTGGGGGGTTCTGTATATTCAAACCTAAAAAATACTGGGtgctttattttgtgtgtgttttgtaaacCCCTAATAGCTAtatctttttctcattttaccCAGAAAAACTCATGACTATATTGCACACATGCCATACTATAAATAACTTTCATCAGCAGCTGCCTAAGCCCTCCAAAAAGTTAATGCATGTTGCAGAACAACATTGCAAGCATCTTTGTGCTtgcagttgtatggagacagtgtagaaaaagaaaaaaatggcttgTAAAATACTGGTAAAAACTTTCATGTTTGCCCTTCCTAGTGAAAAATTAGAAGATTGTTCCCGGAAGTTGATCAAGGAGAATGGGCTAAATGCTGGGCTTGCATTTCCCACAGGATGTTCTCTCAATAACTGTGCAGCCCACTACACTCCCAATGCTGGCGATCCAACTGTATTACAGTATGATGATATCTGCAAGATAGATTTTGGAACACATGTCAGTGGTAAGTGTTTTCTTGCTTGTCATGCAGTTGGGCAGCTCAGTTGAAAGCAAATTATTTAACTTCTGTCTTATTTCAGGTCGAATCATTGACTGTGCTTTTACTGTCACGTTCAATCCAAAATATGACAGACTGTTAGAAGCAGTAAAAGATGCAACTAATACTGGAATAAAGGTATACTCCCCAGGGAAACTGTAACTTCTTATCTATGTACTTTGTGAGAAATATTTCCTTCAATTTCAGCTTTTTCCTTTATGTGTAATATAGTGTGCTGGGATAGATGTTCGTCTTTGTGACGTTGGAGAGGCCATCCAAGAAGTTATGGAGTCTTATGAAGTTGAAATTGATGGCAAGACATATCAAGGTGAATTTGCTCATTTGTCTCCTACATGTGATTAATCCAAAGTATTTGTTTGGGTTGTATGTTAATTTAAGATGTGTTGATACAGCTATTTATAACAGATTGTAATTGTCATTCCACTGAAGATattttgagaacagctcttaaactgtgcttttaaattaaatataatgTTCAAAAATTATATTCCAGATTCCATGTCTGAAGTGTATTAATTATAAGAAATGTTGTTTGAATATTATTTAAGTATATTAATCTTATGTTTTGCAATATTTTATATAAGTGAAACCAATTCGCAATCTGAATGGACACTCCATTGGACAGTATAGGATACATGCGGGTAAAACAGTGCCTATTGTGAAGGGAGGAGAAGCAACAAGGATGGAAGTAAGTGCTTTTTCATACTGTTTCATCTTGTGTATGTTCACTTACTAGTGAGTCCAACTGAGTTCAGTGCCACTTACTCCAGAAATGGTATGTGGATTGTAGCTTTCTGGTACTAAAAATATTGaacactttaaaataaaataatgccttTTTAAGATTGGTGAACACGACCTGTATATATAAAgcttactttaaaaacaaaacagttcttCCCCATAGATTATAACCTTTAATTTAATTGAAATCAATTGTGCATTAGTGAGTAAATTAAGCAGAAGAAACTGTAGCTCTGTATTTGGTGATTTTGATATAAAAACATAAAGAATAAAGGCCTCCATTAGGAAGAAATAAGAAAATTGTAGCCATTTTATTTTAGCTGTTATGAAAGGCATGAAATTGTTGTGTTAAGTCAACAAAGAATGTTTGCACTAAAATTTATCTCACTTTTCTCCTAACCAGTGgaactcacagcagcttacatcatttaaAACGAAGATAATTTCTTACCATCTTATGGTTTATGGCTCTCCAGAAATAATCTATTACTCATAGAATTTATCCTGTTTATTAATTGTTTTGTTTGTAGTTACATTCTGTTTATCTGTTTTACTTTAGGAAGGAGAAGTGTATGCTATAGAAACATTTGGCAGCACAGGAAAAGGTGTTGTTCATGATGATATGGAATGTTCTCATTATATGAAGAACTTTGATGTTGGACATGTGCCAATAAGGTTAGTTCTGCTTTTACTTTTATTGAACATAAAACAGCACGTTTGTCCTTAATGCATGGTCCTAATAGCCATTTTGAGATGGGGCAATCAGAGTTTGATAAAAGCACAGAAAATAGCAACTGAAATTATTAAGAGTTGAATGTTTCCTACAAGGCTATTAGATCTATCAGTGTCTTAGCTATGATAGTGAAATAAGAATATTCATATTCAATAACAGTTGCTCAGGGTGCCTGTTTGTCCTCTGTAGACAACAAAGGAGCATTGTTTGCATTTAATGGTATATACAGTGTTAGACgtgcatgtgaataagcctttgatgatgTAGGTGAAGTTAGGTCCAACAGTTGTGTTATTAGAAAAATGTACCAGTAATCaccaactttacatttttattgccccaatgtttttatgAACAACAGTTGAACCCACaggactgattggcttttctagcaaagaatgatcatactgcaAATGTCATCATGATGCTGTTtagtaatttgctactaatttttcTCCTTGtatctatactcttatgatccGTGTTCCATTgtctcaccttgaataaatcttcgttagtcttaaaaggtgccatcagactcaaattttgttgtgctacttcagaccaatactgcTATACATTTGAATCTATCAGAATGCCCATGGCCTGTTCCCAGAACATGactgaccactgtgtgaaacaagatatTGTTCTAGTGTTCTATTTACTTGCTTTACACTTTTtatttctctccagtgggaatcAGAGCAGTTTGCATTGCTCactccattttattctcccacCAGGCCTGTGGGGTACAGTAGATGGAGTGTATAGCAAGTTTCCAGGGGAGAGCTGGGattcagatcctagtccaacaataGCCTCTATATCACACTGGCCCTCAATAGTGTTGTGGGTACTTTCTGTCTTCAGTCATTAGAATTTTACATTATTGGAACTTCCTAAACAGGCATACCAAGTCAAATattatcttaaaggtaaaggtatcccctgtgcaagcaccgagtcatgtctgacctttggggtgacaccctctagcgttttcatggcagactcaatacggggtggtttgccagtgccttccccagtcattaccgtttaccccccagcaagctgggtactcattttaccgaccttggaaggatggaaggctgagtcaaccttgagccggctgctgggattgaactcccagcctcatgggcaaagttttcagacggctgccttaccactctgcgccacaagaggctcattagaggCTCATATTATCTTAAGCCATTATAAATCCCGTTCTGTAAATCCTTGTATATAGTACTTATGTCTTTCCTGTGTGGTAGGCTAGGCTAAGAATGAGGGATTGACCTAAGATCAagcagtgagcttcatggcagatgAGGTTTGAAACTGGACCTCCTTTAATCATAGATTAATTTAATTGGGCTGCTTTTCTAGGAGGAAACCCATTATCATTGGGGAGGGATATGATAGAGATGAGAATGGAGGAATAACTTCTGGATCAGCATTCCCATCATTCTTTCAACTGAGTTATAGCATGTCTCAACAGATGCTGTGGTATTTGAAGGTTCATTATGTAAAACAGCAGCAAGCAAAAATTAGACTCAATTTCAGTGACTGGTTTTAATTAAATGTACATCTGAAACATTTTAGGAATTGGCTCTTTTGAAATGCTAAGTATGCTTTCTCTAGTTTTTCAATTTAAAGAAATGTCATCTTAAATTCAGTTAATCCATAATTAAACATAATACAGATGAAATGAAAGTTGTATTATTCTGAAACTtttcagtttcatttgtaaatatAAAAATGGCTTCTCTTCCCTGAATTCTTTAACTGACTTAATTTCAAAACAAATGTTtttccccagcctttcttcct
Above is a window of Paroedura picta isolate Pp20150507F chromosome 5, Ppicta_v3.0, whole genome shotgun sequence DNA encoding:
- the METAP2 gene encoding methionine aminopeptidase 2, with the protein product MAGVEQGGSPAEENQHLNGELPLDPDEREGAAGPGTDEGAKKKRKKKKKGKGAGAGQQETEREVDATLDEATKQLDKQSLEEKEKDEDDEDGEGDGDGAAGKKKKKKKKKKGPKVQTDPPSIPICDLFPSTVFPKGEECEYPPTQDGRTAAWRATSDEKRALDQANEEVWNDFREAAEAHRQVRKYVRSWIKPGMTMIEICEKLEDCSRKLIKENGLNAGLAFPTGCSLNNCAAHYTPNAGDPTVLQYDDICKIDFGTHVSGRIIDCAFTVTFNPKYDRLLEAVKDATNTGIKCAGIDVRLCDVGEAIQEVMESYEVEIDGKTYQVKPIRNLNGHSIGQYRIHAGKTVPIVKGGEATRMEEGEVYAIETFGSTGKGVVHDDMECSHYMKNFDVGHVPIRLPRAKHLLNVINENFGTLAFCRRWLDRLGESKYLMALKNLCDLGIVDPYPPLCDIKGSYTAQFEHTILLRPTCKEVVSRGDDY